The following coding sequences lie in one Zingiber officinale cultivar Zhangliang chromosome 2B, Zo_v1.1, whole genome shotgun sequence genomic window:
- the LOC122045279 gene encoding probable ubiquitin-conjugating enzyme E2 23 isoform X1: MEKNHIDDGLSTSIKVSNVSDAKHKEKKSCSDAESSSECEKQKKIEELTISQTNDTFIYRQDVIKSSKHEDFLGIVVEVAGDSDSEDSISDDDDSEMDEEKVDAGIGGGDNDNDNTNNDEDNINYLPNGQVRITWCDGSETTENTSDIVVVDRSFLHGDIVTSAIDPTGQLGLVVNINITVELLSADGEVIKNVNSRDLKRIREFSAGDFVVLGPWLGRVDEVLDNVTVLFDDGSVCKVVKADPLRLNPVLKPVVDNADCPYYPGQRVRAVSSAVFKTSRWLSGLWRSNLLEGTVIKVQTGSVVVYWMASAYLGVGTGSTSAPADEQNPKNLTLLSFYAHTNWQLADWCLLPSYQQLSSSADSIRINSKMKEAVSDSISHFEENQLSSCILDEVSPTGTELEATDDCFLVHSSHCINSDIPDSQCMLGKDIDGSSEVSSTSKEFHGHSHQSQSEDYLNDHLTAKLGQVDGTESTDFPEKCSCSSPSISKEAVHESWPTYRKNLRKVFFKREKKTRRRNDNFESALFIINTVTKVDVAWQDGRKEYGLQSTSLIPISTPNDNEFFPEQYVVEKASNEEDGSFEVCRTGVVRTVNSQERTVCVRWLKPVSRPEDLKEFMCEEIVSAYELDPHPDYDYCYGDVVVCLPTTSDDSTKFEIPTKADGNQLDTEVISADSKKEYKGADKDTLVQNYDVCENVRSLSWVGTVIGLQDGDIEVNWADGTISKVGPQEVYVVDGDDDEVSDDGASWETVDENEMDVLDGIEKEADLHDHSDNTIQKGKRSETSQEDITGGRSGPLAVPLTALDFVTKFATGLFFRAKKQLNALGSDQIGGNNAECEMDLAASESIVDVEDENKVSDVSDYNITQSTHQNSELMNNQEATTENVEINIHYPSVQPASIGPDIGSRTSYDMDDPYNFKHFDVAENPSDHHYLGDAEKCSGQRKWVKKVQQEWSILEKNLPDAIYVRVFEDHIDLMRAVIVGASGTPYHDGLFFFDFHLPPEYPEVPPSVYYHSGGLRINPNLYVDGKVCLSLLNTWTGKGNEVWDSSSSSILQVLISLQGLVLNDKPYFNEAGYEKQIGTVEGEKNVIPYNENTYLMNLKSMMYLLRRPPMHFEDFVKDHFRRHGYYILKACEAYMAGSMIGSLTTDGCPTEKSQEHSCSVGFKLTLAKILQRLILAFDEVGIDRCQFKHLLKSENPPES, from the exons ATGGAAAAAAATCATATTGACGATGGGCTTAGTACTTCAATCAAAGTGAGTAATGTATCAGATGCAAaacataaggaaaaaaaatcttgTTCTGATGCTGAGAGTAGTTCAGAGtgtgaaaaacaaaagaaaattgagGAACTTACTATTTCCCAGACTAATGATACATTTATTTATAGACAAGATGTCATCAAATCAAGTAAGCATGAAGATTTTCTTGGAATTGTTGTAGAAGTGGCAGGTGATTCAGACTCAGAGGATAGCATCTCAGATGATGATGACAGTGAAATGGATGAGGAAAAGGTTGATGCAGGCATTGGTGGAGGCGACAATGATAATGATAATACTAACAATGATGAGGATAACATCAATTATCTTCCAAATGGACAAGTTAGAATAACTTGGTGTGATGGTTCTGAAACAACAGAAAATACTAGTGATATTGTGGTAGTAGACAGAAGTTTTCTGCATGGTGATATTGTTACTTCAGCCATTGATCCAACAGGACAATTAGGGCTCGTTGTTAACATCAATATCACAGTTGAGTTACTTTCTGCAGATGGTGAGGTGATAAAAAATGTTAACTCCAGAGATCTAAAACGTATAAGGGAATTCAGCGCTGGTGATTTCGTTGTTCTTGGACCTTGGCTTGGCAGAGTTGATGAGGTGTTAGATAATGTGACTGTTCTGTTTGATGATGGATCTGTATGCAAAGTAGTTAAAGCTGACCCTTTGCGACTGAATCCTGTTCTGAAGCCAGTTGTTGACAATGCAGATTGTCCATACTATCCAGGCCAAAGGGTTCGTGCTGTTTCTTCCGCTGTTTTCAAAACTTCTAGATGGCTTTCTGGCTTGTGGAGATCTAACCTTCTTGAAGGCACAGTCATCAAAGTTCAAACAGGCTCAGTGGTTGTCTATTGGATGGCTTCAGCTTATCTCGGTGTTGGTACTGGTTCAACTTCCGCACCTGCCGACGAGCAGAATCCTAAGAACTTGACTCTGTTGTCTTTTTACGCACACACAAACTGGCAATTAGCAGATTGGTGTCTCCTGCCATCTTACCAGCAATTATCATCTTCTGCTGATAGCATTCGAATAAACAGTAAAATGAAAGAAGCTGTGAGTGATTCTATTTCTCATTTCGAGGAAAATCAATTGAGCTCTTGCATATTGGATGAAGTATCTCCAACTGGCACCGAACTCGAGGCAACGGATGACTGTTTTCTGGTCCACTCTAGCCATTGCATAAACTCTGATATCCCTGATTCTCAATGCATGCTTGGAAAAGATATTGATGGATCTTCTGAAGTTAGTTCCACTTCCAAAGAATTTCATGGGCATTCCCACCAGTCTCAAAGTGAAGATTACTTGAATGATCATTTAACAGCTAAATTAGGCCAGGTAGATGGAACTGAATCAACAGATTTTCCTGAAAAATGCTCATGCAGTAGTCCTTCCATTTCAAAGGAGGCTGTTCATGAAAGCTGGCCAACATACCGGAAAAATCTTCGAAAAGTCTTTTTTAAGAGAGAGAAGAAAACTCGAAGAAGAAATGATAACTTTGAAAGTGCACTTTTCATTATAAACACTGTTACAAAGGTTGATGTGGCTTGGCAAGATGGAAGAAAAGAATATGGGCTGCAATCAACATCATTAATTCCAATATCTACACCAAATGATAATGAATTTTTTCCTGAGCAGTATGTGGTTGAAAAGGCATCAAATGAAGAAGATGGTTCTTTTGAAGTTTGTCGCACAGGAGTAGTAAGAACTGTGAATTCTCAGGAGCGAACTGTATGCGTAAGATGGCTTAAACCTGTAAGCAGGCCAGAAGATTTAAAAGAGTTTATGTGTGAAGAAATTGTTAGTGCTTATGAACTTGATCCTCATCCAGATTATGATTACTGCTATGGTGATGTTGTTGTATGCTTGCCCACAACTTCTGATGattcaacaaaatttgaaattcCTACCAAGGCAGATGGAAATCAACTTGATACAGAAGTGATATCCGCTGATTCAAAGAAAGAATACAAAGGTGCTGACAAAGATACTCTGGTCCAAAATTATGATGTTTGTGAAAACGTAAGAAGTCTATCATGGGTTGGAACTGTAATTGGTCTCCAAGATGGTGACATTGAAGTTAACTGGGCTGATGGGACGATCTCAAAG GTAGGTCCTCAGGAAGTTTATGTTGTTGATGGAGATGATGATGAAGTTAGTGATGACGGTGCCAGTTGGGAAACAGTTGATGAAAATGAGATGGATGTACTTGATGGCATTGAAAAG GAAGCTGATCTACATGATCATAGTGACAACACTATCCAAAAAGGCAAGAGATCTGAAACATCACAAGAAGATATTACCGGTGGACGAAGTGGGCCACTCGCAGTACCTCTTACTGCTCTTGATTTTGTGACAAAATTTGCTACTGGGCTATTTTTTCGAGCTAAAAAACAATTGAACGCATTGGGTTCAGATCAAATTGGAGGAAATAATGCAGAATGTGAAATGGATCTTGCTGCTTCTGAAAGCATAGTAGATGTGGAGGATGAGAATAAAGTTTCTGATGTTTCTGACTATAATATTACTCAAAGCACACATCAGAATTCAGAATTAATGAATAATCAAGAGGCAACAACTGAGAATGTGGAAATAAATATTCATTACCCTTCGGTTCAACCAGCATCAATAGGACCAGATATTGGCAGTAGAACATCATATGATATGGATGACCCATATAATTTCAAGCACTTTGATGTTGCTGAGAATCCTTCCGACCATCATTATCTTGGTGATGCTGAAAAG TGTAGTGGTCAAAGGAAGTGGGTTAAAAAGGTTCAGCAAGAATGGAGTATTCTCGAAAAGAACTTACCTG ATGCTATTTATGTTCGAGTATTTGAGGACCACATAGATCTAATGAGAGCTGTGATAGTTGGAGCCAGTGGAACACCATATCATGATGGCCTCTTCTTCTTTGATTTTCATCTCCCTCCAGAATATCCTGAAGTTCCACCG TCTGTATATTACCATTCTGGTGGCTTGCGGATAAACCCAAATTTATATGTGGATGGAAAGGTTTGCTTAAGCCTGTTAAATACATGGACAGGCAAgggaaatgaagtttgggattcATCATCTTCCAGCATCCTCCAAGTCCTAATTTCATTACAGGGGTTGGTTCTCAATGACAAGCCGTACTTTAATGAAGCTGGTTATGAAAAGCAGATTGGAACGGTTGAAGGGGAGAAGAATGTCATACCATACAATGAGAACACGTACCTAATGAACTTGAAATCAATGATGTATCTTTTGAGAAGACCACCCATG CATTTTGAAGACTTTGTTAAGGATCACTTCCGCAGACACGGATATTACATTCTTAAAGCTTGTGAGGCTTACATGGCAGGATCCATGATCGGCTCCCTTACTACTGATGGATGCCCGACAGAAAAGAGCCAGGAGCATTCTTGTTCAGTAGGTTTCAAGTTAACACTCGCAAAAATCTTGCAGCGGCTGATACTTGCATTCGATGAAGTAGGAATTGATCGCTGCCAATTCAAGCATCTACTCAAATCTGAAAACCCTCCAGAAAGTTAA
- the LOC122045279 gene encoding probable ubiquitin-conjugating enzyme E2 23 isoform X2 produces MGLVLQSKQDVIKSSKHEDFLGIVVEVAGDSDSEDSISDDDDSEMDEEKVDAGIGGGDNDNDNTNNDEDNINYLPNGQVRITWCDGSETTENTSDIVVVDRSFLHGDIVTSAIDPTGQLGLVVNINITVELLSADGEVIKNVNSRDLKRIREFSAGDFVVLGPWLGRVDEVLDNVTVLFDDGSVCKVVKADPLRLNPVLKPVVDNADCPYYPGQRVRAVSSAVFKTSRWLSGLWRSNLLEGTVIKVQTGSVVVYWMASAYLGVGTGSTSAPADEQNPKNLTLLSFYAHTNWQLADWCLLPSYQQLSSSADSIRINSKMKEAVSDSISHFEENQLSSCILDEVSPTGTELEATDDCFLVHSSHCINSDIPDSQCMLGKDIDGSSEVSSTSKEFHGHSHQSQSEDYLNDHLTAKLGQVDGTESTDFPEKCSCSSPSISKEAVHESWPTYRKNLRKVFFKREKKTRRRNDNFESALFIINTVTKVDVAWQDGRKEYGLQSTSLIPISTPNDNEFFPEQYVVEKASNEEDGSFEVCRTGVVRTVNSQERTVCVRWLKPVSRPEDLKEFMCEEIVSAYELDPHPDYDYCYGDVVVCLPTTSDDSTKFEIPTKADGNQLDTEVISADSKKEYKGADKDTLVQNYDVCENVRSLSWVGTVIGLQDGDIEVNWADGTISKVGPQEVYVVDGDDDEVSDDGASWETVDENEMDVLDGIEKEADLHDHSDNTIQKGKRSETSQEDITGGRSGPLAVPLTALDFVTKFATGLFFRAKKQLNALGSDQIGGNNAECEMDLAASESIVDVEDENKVSDVSDYNITQSTHQNSELMNNQEATTENVEINIHYPSVQPASIGPDIGSRTSYDMDDPYNFKHFDVAENPSDHHYLGDAEKCSGQRKWVKKVQQEWSILEKNLPDAIYVRVFEDHIDLMRAVIVGASGTPYHDGLFFFDFHLPPEYPEVPPSVYYHSGGLRINPNLYVDGKVCLSLLNTWTGKGNEVWDSSSSSILQVLISLQGLVLNDKPYFNEAGYEKQIGTVEGEKNVIPYNENTYLMNLKSMMYLLRRPPMHFEDFVKDHFRRHGYYILKACEAYMAGSMIGSLTTDGCPTEKSQEHSCSVGFKLTLAKILQRLILAFDEVGIDRCQFKHLLKSENPPES; encoded by the exons ATGGGCTTAGTACTTCAATCAAA ACAAGATGTCATCAAATCAAGTAAGCATGAAGATTTTCTTGGAATTGTTGTAGAAGTGGCAGGTGATTCAGACTCAGAGGATAGCATCTCAGATGATGATGACAGTGAAATGGATGAGGAAAAGGTTGATGCAGGCATTGGTGGAGGCGACAATGATAATGATAATACTAACAATGATGAGGATAACATCAATTATCTTCCAAATGGACAAGTTAGAATAACTTGGTGTGATGGTTCTGAAACAACAGAAAATACTAGTGATATTGTGGTAGTAGACAGAAGTTTTCTGCATGGTGATATTGTTACTTCAGCCATTGATCCAACAGGACAATTAGGGCTCGTTGTTAACATCAATATCACAGTTGAGTTACTTTCTGCAGATGGTGAGGTGATAAAAAATGTTAACTCCAGAGATCTAAAACGTATAAGGGAATTCAGCGCTGGTGATTTCGTTGTTCTTGGACCTTGGCTTGGCAGAGTTGATGAGGTGTTAGATAATGTGACTGTTCTGTTTGATGATGGATCTGTATGCAAAGTAGTTAAAGCTGACCCTTTGCGACTGAATCCTGTTCTGAAGCCAGTTGTTGACAATGCAGATTGTCCATACTATCCAGGCCAAAGGGTTCGTGCTGTTTCTTCCGCTGTTTTCAAAACTTCTAGATGGCTTTCTGGCTTGTGGAGATCTAACCTTCTTGAAGGCACAGTCATCAAAGTTCAAACAGGCTCAGTGGTTGTCTATTGGATGGCTTCAGCTTATCTCGGTGTTGGTACTGGTTCAACTTCCGCACCTGCCGACGAGCAGAATCCTAAGAACTTGACTCTGTTGTCTTTTTACGCACACACAAACTGGCAATTAGCAGATTGGTGTCTCCTGCCATCTTACCAGCAATTATCATCTTCTGCTGATAGCATTCGAATAAACAGTAAAATGAAAGAAGCTGTGAGTGATTCTATTTCTCATTTCGAGGAAAATCAATTGAGCTCTTGCATATTGGATGAAGTATCTCCAACTGGCACCGAACTCGAGGCAACGGATGACTGTTTTCTGGTCCACTCTAGCCATTGCATAAACTCTGATATCCCTGATTCTCAATGCATGCTTGGAAAAGATATTGATGGATCTTCTGAAGTTAGTTCCACTTCCAAAGAATTTCATGGGCATTCCCACCAGTCTCAAAGTGAAGATTACTTGAATGATCATTTAACAGCTAAATTAGGCCAGGTAGATGGAACTGAATCAACAGATTTTCCTGAAAAATGCTCATGCAGTAGTCCTTCCATTTCAAAGGAGGCTGTTCATGAAAGCTGGCCAACATACCGGAAAAATCTTCGAAAAGTCTTTTTTAAGAGAGAGAAGAAAACTCGAAGAAGAAATGATAACTTTGAAAGTGCACTTTTCATTATAAACACTGTTACAAAGGTTGATGTGGCTTGGCAAGATGGAAGAAAAGAATATGGGCTGCAATCAACATCATTAATTCCAATATCTACACCAAATGATAATGAATTTTTTCCTGAGCAGTATGTGGTTGAAAAGGCATCAAATGAAGAAGATGGTTCTTTTGAAGTTTGTCGCACAGGAGTAGTAAGAACTGTGAATTCTCAGGAGCGAACTGTATGCGTAAGATGGCTTAAACCTGTAAGCAGGCCAGAAGATTTAAAAGAGTTTATGTGTGAAGAAATTGTTAGTGCTTATGAACTTGATCCTCATCCAGATTATGATTACTGCTATGGTGATGTTGTTGTATGCTTGCCCACAACTTCTGATGattcaacaaaatttgaaattcCTACCAAGGCAGATGGAAATCAACTTGATACAGAAGTGATATCCGCTGATTCAAAGAAAGAATACAAAGGTGCTGACAAAGATACTCTGGTCCAAAATTATGATGTTTGTGAAAACGTAAGAAGTCTATCATGGGTTGGAACTGTAATTGGTCTCCAAGATGGTGACATTGAAGTTAACTGGGCTGATGGGACGATCTCAAAG GTAGGTCCTCAGGAAGTTTATGTTGTTGATGGAGATGATGATGAAGTTAGTGATGACGGTGCCAGTTGGGAAACAGTTGATGAAAATGAGATGGATGTACTTGATGGCATTGAAAAG GAAGCTGATCTACATGATCATAGTGACAACACTATCCAAAAAGGCAAGAGATCTGAAACATCACAAGAAGATATTACCGGTGGACGAAGTGGGCCACTCGCAGTACCTCTTACTGCTCTTGATTTTGTGACAAAATTTGCTACTGGGCTATTTTTTCGAGCTAAAAAACAATTGAACGCATTGGGTTCAGATCAAATTGGAGGAAATAATGCAGAATGTGAAATGGATCTTGCTGCTTCTGAAAGCATAGTAGATGTGGAGGATGAGAATAAAGTTTCTGATGTTTCTGACTATAATATTACTCAAAGCACACATCAGAATTCAGAATTAATGAATAATCAAGAGGCAACAACTGAGAATGTGGAAATAAATATTCATTACCCTTCGGTTCAACCAGCATCAATAGGACCAGATATTGGCAGTAGAACATCATATGATATGGATGACCCATATAATTTCAAGCACTTTGATGTTGCTGAGAATCCTTCCGACCATCATTATCTTGGTGATGCTGAAAAG TGTAGTGGTCAAAGGAAGTGGGTTAAAAAGGTTCAGCAAGAATGGAGTATTCTCGAAAAGAACTTACCTG ATGCTATTTATGTTCGAGTATTTGAGGACCACATAGATCTAATGAGAGCTGTGATAGTTGGAGCCAGTGGAACACCATATCATGATGGCCTCTTCTTCTTTGATTTTCATCTCCCTCCAGAATATCCTGAAGTTCCACCG TCTGTATATTACCATTCTGGTGGCTTGCGGATAAACCCAAATTTATATGTGGATGGAAAGGTTTGCTTAAGCCTGTTAAATACATGGACAGGCAAgggaaatgaagtttgggattcATCATCTTCCAGCATCCTCCAAGTCCTAATTTCATTACAGGGGTTGGTTCTCAATGACAAGCCGTACTTTAATGAAGCTGGTTATGAAAAGCAGATTGGAACGGTTGAAGGGGAGAAGAATGTCATACCATACAATGAGAACACGTACCTAATGAACTTGAAATCAATGATGTATCTTTTGAGAAGACCACCCATG CATTTTGAAGACTTTGTTAAGGATCACTTCCGCAGACACGGATATTACATTCTTAAAGCTTGTGAGGCTTACATGGCAGGATCCATGATCGGCTCCCTTACTACTGATGGATGCCCGACAGAAAAGAGCCAGGAGCATTCTTGTTCAGTAGGTTTCAAGTTAACACTCGCAAAAATCTTGCAGCGGCTGATACTTGCATTCGATGAAGTAGGAATTGATCGCTGCCAATTCAAGCATCTACTCAAATCTGAAAACCCTCCAGAAAGTTAA
- the LOC122045279 gene encoding probable ubiquitin-conjugating enzyme E2 23 isoform X3 has translation MDEEKVDAGIGGGDNDNDNTNNDEDNINYLPNGQVRITWCDGSETTENTSDIVVVDRSFLHGDIVTSAIDPTGQLGLVVNINITVELLSADGEVIKNVNSRDLKRIREFSAGDFVVLGPWLGRVDEVLDNVTVLFDDGSVCKVVKADPLRLNPVLKPVVDNADCPYYPGQRVRAVSSAVFKTSRWLSGLWRSNLLEGTVIKVQTGSVVVYWMASAYLGVGTGSTSAPADEQNPKNLTLLSFYAHTNWQLADWCLLPSYQQLSSSADSIRINSKMKEAVSDSISHFEENQLSSCILDEVSPTGTELEATDDCFLVHSSHCINSDIPDSQCMLGKDIDGSSEVSSTSKEFHGHSHQSQSEDYLNDHLTAKLGQVDGTESTDFPEKCSCSSPSISKEAVHESWPTYRKNLRKVFFKREKKTRRRNDNFESALFIINTVTKVDVAWQDGRKEYGLQSTSLIPISTPNDNEFFPEQYVVEKASNEEDGSFEVCRTGVVRTVNSQERTVCVRWLKPVSRPEDLKEFMCEEIVSAYELDPHPDYDYCYGDVVVCLPTTSDDSTKFEIPTKADGNQLDTEVISADSKKEYKGADKDTLVQNYDVCENVRSLSWVGTVIGLQDGDIEVNWADGTISKVGPQEVYVVDGDDDEVSDDGASWETVDENEMDVLDGIEKEADLHDHSDNTIQKGKRSETSQEDITGGRSGPLAVPLTALDFVTKFATGLFFRAKKQLNALGSDQIGGNNAECEMDLAASESIVDVEDENKVSDVSDYNITQSTHQNSELMNNQEATTENVEINIHYPSVQPASIGPDIGSRTSYDMDDPYNFKHFDVAENPSDHHYLGDAEKCSGQRKWVKKVQQEWSILEKNLPDAIYVRVFEDHIDLMRAVIVGASGTPYHDGLFFFDFHLPPEYPEVPPSVYYHSGGLRINPNLYVDGKVCLSLLNTWTGKGNEVWDSSSSSILQVLISLQGLVLNDKPYFNEAGYEKQIGTVEGEKNVIPYNENTYLMNLKSMMYLLRRPPMHFEDFVKDHFRRHGYYILKACEAYMAGSMIGSLTTDGCPTEKSQEHSCSVGFKLTLAKILQRLILAFDEVGIDRCQFKHLLKSENPPES, from the exons ATGGATGAGGAAAAGGTTGATGCAGGCATTGGTGGAGGCGACAATGATAATGATAATACTAACAATGATGAGGATAACATCAATTATCTTCCAAATGGACAAGTTAGAATAACTTGGTGTGATGGTTCTGAAACAACAGAAAATACTAGTGATATTGTGGTAGTAGACAGAAGTTTTCTGCATGGTGATATTGTTACTTCAGCCATTGATCCAACAGGACAATTAGGGCTCGTTGTTAACATCAATATCACAGTTGAGTTACTTTCTGCAGATGGTGAGGTGATAAAAAATGTTAACTCCAGAGATCTAAAACGTATAAGGGAATTCAGCGCTGGTGATTTCGTTGTTCTTGGACCTTGGCTTGGCAGAGTTGATGAGGTGTTAGATAATGTGACTGTTCTGTTTGATGATGGATCTGTATGCAAAGTAGTTAAAGCTGACCCTTTGCGACTGAATCCTGTTCTGAAGCCAGTTGTTGACAATGCAGATTGTCCATACTATCCAGGCCAAAGGGTTCGTGCTGTTTCTTCCGCTGTTTTCAAAACTTCTAGATGGCTTTCTGGCTTGTGGAGATCTAACCTTCTTGAAGGCACAGTCATCAAAGTTCAAACAGGCTCAGTGGTTGTCTATTGGATGGCTTCAGCTTATCTCGGTGTTGGTACTGGTTCAACTTCCGCACCTGCCGACGAGCAGAATCCTAAGAACTTGACTCTGTTGTCTTTTTACGCACACACAAACTGGCAATTAGCAGATTGGTGTCTCCTGCCATCTTACCAGCAATTATCATCTTCTGCTGATAGCATTCGAATAAACAGTAAAATGAAAGAAGCTGTGAGTGATTCTATTTCTCATTTCGAGGAAAATCAATTGAGCTCTTGCATATTGGATGAAGTATCTCCAACTGGCACCGAACTCGAGGCAACGGATGACTGTTTTCTGGTCCACTCTAGCCATTGCATAAACTCTGATATCCCTGATTCTCAATGCATGCTTGGAAAAGATATTGATGGATCTTCTGAAGTTAGTTCCACTTCCAAAGAATTTCATGGGCATTCCCACCAGTCTCAAAGTGAAGATTACTTGAATGATCATTTAACAGCTAAATTAGGCCAGGTAGATGGAACTGAATCAACAGATTTTCCTGAAAAATGCTCATGCAGTAGTCCTTCCATTTCAAAGGAGGCTGTTCATGAAAGCTGGCCAACATACCGGAAAAATCTTCGAAAAGTCTTTTTTAAGAGAGAGAAGAAAACTCGAAGAAGAAATGATAACTTTGAAAGTGCACTTTTCATTATAAACACTGTTACAAAGGTTGATGTGGCTTGGCAAGATGGAAGAAAAGAATATGGGCTGCAATCAACATCATTAATTCCAATATCTACACCAAATGATAATGAATTTTTTCCTGAGCAGTATGTGGTTGAAAAGGCATCAAATGAAGAAGATGGTTCTTTTGAAGTTTGTCGCACAGGAGTAGTAAGAACTGTGAATTCTCAGGAGCGAACTGTATGCGTAAGATGGCTTAAACCTGTAAGCAGGCCAGAAGATTTAAAAGAGTTTATGTGTGAAGAAATTGTTAGTGCTTATGAACTTGATCCTCATCCAGATTATGATTACTGCTATGGTGATGTTGTTGTATGCTTGCCCACAACTTCTGATGattcaacaaaatttgaaattcCTACCAAGGCAGATGGAAATCAACTTGATACAGAAGTGATATCCGCTGATTCAAAGAAAGAATACAAAGGTGCTGACAAAGATACTCTGGTCCAAAATTATGATGTTTGTGAAAACGTAAGAAGTCTATCATGGGTTGGAACTGTAATTGGTCTCCAAGATGGTGACATTGAAGTTAACTGGGCTGATGGGACGATCTCAAAG GTAGGTCCTCAGGAAGTTTATGTTGTTGATGGAGATGATGATGAAGTTAGTGATGACGGTGCCAGTTGGGAAACAGTTGATGAAAATGAGATGGATGTACTTGATGGCATTGAAAAG GAAGCTGATCTACATGATCATAGTGACAACACTATCCAAAAAGGCAAGAGATCTGAAACATCACAAGAAGATATTACCGGTGGACGAAGTGGGCCACTCGCAGTACCTCTTACTGCTCTTGATTTTGTGACAAAATTTGCTACTGGGCTATTTTTTCGAGCTAAAAAACAATTGAACGCATTGGGTTCAGATCAAATTGGAGGAAATAATGCAGAATGTGAAATGGATCTTGCTGCTTCTGAAAGCATAGTAGATGTGGAGGATGAGAATAAAGTTTCTGATGTTTCTGACTATAATATTACTCAAAGCACACATCAGAATTCAGAATTAATGAATAATCAAGAGGCAACAACTGAGAATGTGGAAATAAATATTCATTACCCTTCGGTTCAACCAGCATCAATAGGACCAGATATTGGCAGTAGAACATCATATGATATGGATGACCCATATAATTTCAAGCACTTTGATGTTGCTGAGAATCCTTCCGACCATCATTATCTTGGTGATGCTGAAAAG TGTAGTGGTCAAAGGAAGTGGGTTAAAAAGGTTCAGCAAGAATGGAGTATTCTCGAAAAGAACTTACCTG ATGCTATTTATGTTCGAGTATTTGAGGACCACATAGATCTAATGAGAGCTGTGATAGTTGGAGCCAGTGGAACACCATATCATGATGGCCTCTTCTTCTTTGATTTTCATCTCCCTCCAGAATATCCTGAAGTTCCACCG TCTGTATATTACCATTCTGGTGGCTTGCGGATAAACCCAAATTTATATGTGGATGGAAAGGTTTGCTTAAGCCTGTTAAATACATGGACAGGCAAgggaaatgaagtttgggattcATCATCTTCCAGCATCCTCCAAGTCCTAATTTCATTACAGGGGTTGGTTCTCAATGACAAGCCGTACTTTAATGAAGCTGGTTATGAAAAGCAGATTGGAACGGTTGAAGGGGAGAAGAATGTCATACCATACAATGAGAACACGTACCTAATGAACTTGAAATCAATGATGTATCTTTTGAGAAGACCACCCATG CATTTTGAAGACTTTGTTAAGGATCACTTCCGCAGACACGGATATTACATTCTTAAAGCTTGTGAGGCTTACATGGCAGGATCCATGATCGGCTCCCTTACTACTGATGGATGCCCGACAGAAAAGAGCCAGGAGCATTCTTGTTCAGTAGGTTTCAAGTTAACACTCGCAAAAATCTTGCAGCGGCTGATACTTGCATTCGATGAAGTAGGAATTGATCGCTGCCAATTCAAGCATCTACTCAAATCTGAAAACCCTCCAGAAAGTTAA